The genome window TAGCTCCCAGTGGGAAATTAGCTCTTAACTTTATCAAGGCTAACTTACCAGACTTAATTTTACTCGATATTATGATGCCTCACATGGATGGCTATGAAGTCTGCGAGCAGCTCAAAGCTACTCCGAAAACTCAAGATATCCCAATAATTTTTATCAGCGCTTTGCAAGAAGTTTTCGATAAGGTAAAAGCATTTTCTCTGGGCGGAATAGACTACATTACAAAACCTTTTCAACAACAAGAAGTTTTAGTGCGGGTGGAAAATCAATTGCGTCTGAGAAGGATGTCTAAACAACTCATAGACCAAAATATTCTCGAAGAGCGCAACCGCATGGCGCGGGAAATTCACGACACTTTAGCGCAAACTTTTGCAGGCATTATCATACATTTGGGATCTGCTGAACGGGTAATAGCAGCGAATCCAGAACAAGCACAAGGACACATGAAAACAGTCTGCGAATTGGCTCGCTCTGGACTTGCTGAAGCACGGCGATCCGTAGAATCTTTGCGGCCGCAACTGTTAGAAGATGGCGACTTGTATAGCGCTCTCAACCAAATTGCCAAACAAATGTCATCAGATACTGATACGCAAACTATTGTTGAAGTGGTTGGCCCGGCATATTCTCTACCATTAGAGGTAGAAAATAATCTGTTGCGGATCGGGCAGGAAGCATTAACAAATACTTTCAAATATGCCAAAGCTACAGCGATCAAAATTGAGTTGGTTTACGAAACATCCAAGTTCCTTTTGCGGGTGCAAGACAACGGAGAGGGATTTGATACGGAAAGTCTCTGTTTTAGGAATGGCTTTGGTTTATTGGGAATGAGAGAACGGGCCGATCGCATTAACGCGCAGCTAACTGTAAACAGCCACCCCGGAGACGGAACAGAAGTTATAGTTTCAGTTAATCGCCAGTAAAGTAAGGTGCATATTTCGCACCATATAGCAATAATCAATAAGTAGTAAATTTTTTACCCCACCCCAACCCTCCCCGAACCCGCTGGGAGGGAGTAAGAAATTCACAAATGATTTAGGATGACTATACATAGTAAGTTTGTAGTGATAACTTCAGTTTTTTTGATAAAATTAACAGGGTAAACATGATTAACCAATCAAATATTATTCGCGTTTTAATTGCCGACGATCATTATATTGTGCGGCAAGGTTTAGTGGCGCTGCTGAATCATGAATCAGATGTTA of Oscillatoria nigro-viridis PCC 7112 contains these proteins:
- a CDS encoding ATP-binding response regulator, whose product is MKKNLSFTREESILVIDDCPENLKLLSGILSAAGYKVHLAPSGKLALNFIKANLPDLILLDIMMPHMDGYEVCEQLKATPKTQDIPIIFISALQEVFDKVKAFSLGGIDYITKPFQQQEVLVRVENQLRLRRMSKQLIDQNILEERNRMAREIHDTLAQTFAGIIIHLGSAERVIAANPEQAQGHMKTVCELARSGLAEARRSVESLRPQLLEDGDLYSALNQIAKQMSSDTDTQTIVEVVGPAYSLPLEVENNLLRIGQEALTNTFKYAKATAIKIELVYETSKFLLRVQDNGEGFDTESLCFRNGFGLLGMRERADRINAQLTVNSHPGDGTEVIVSVNRQ